The DNA segment CGCGTGTAGAAAGCTGAATATATCTGTTGGTGCACTCTCTATTGTATGTTGCACCACGCTTCTCCAGAGCTGTCCCTGCTGTCAGTGTGAAAGCTGGCCTCATTGTGGGGCCCGCTGCATTGTTTCACATGTTTAGAAAAATGCTGAATGGTTGGCGAGTGGAAAGTGTTGGCACTGCATTACCCATTGGCCTGGGTCAGGTTGGGACAGTTTAATGTACAGGTGTTACCTTAACAGAGTATCTGAGAGGGAATCTGAAAACAATATGTCCGGGACAAGAAGTCGACAAAAAGTACTGTTGTGTAAGTGAgatcaaaataaataactttgcATTGTCGACACACTTCccaggattgtgcaaaaaaaatTGATGGTCCAGTTACATTCACAATTACTGGTTGTCAGTGTTGTGGGTCAGAAGTCAGGTTTTAGGTCTGTACTCTGAGAAAAGGATGGTGTTGGAATTCTTTCAGAGATCAGGAACAATTAACCCAAGTCTAAGCGGTAGAATAGAGTTTGAAAAGCATGGCTCAGTTTATCAGCACAGTATCTTAACGTCCTGACTGTCCTTCCACATATTTCATCTGGGCCCGAAGGTGTATTCACTTTAAAATGGAACACCAAGTTCccaaaatgaagaaatgattTCTTTTGCATGGCTGATTATCATCTGTGATATTCTCTGTATGGATGGATTTAGGAACTAAATTGGCGTTTGTCCCCGAGGTTATTTGGATTCCTGCATGTCACAATGATTCCATTCATCTATTTTATTCTTAAGGCCTAATCCAGTCTGCCTCACTGTTCTCTTGACCTCTTAATTAACCTCTTTGCTTTCTTTAAGTGTCTCAGACgagaaaatgtctttacattTCAGGATATGTTTTAAGTCCTTTGTTAACCACAGTTTATAAGGGAAACCTGTAATTTGTGGATGGTATCTCTTTATCCACACAGAAGTATTCATTGTAAGATCAGTCCAGTGAACCctattcaaaacattttattttgtgcttaCAATGATCATTTCTTCCATAATACATACACACTATATTCTTATATGGCCCAGCCATACATTTCATGCTAACAGACACATCTCGACATCTGATTCTCAAGTGAACTAGTTCAGTTTCTTATCTTTAGCACAACATATTCACTAAGCTATTAAGCATCTAATAACACTGTCCGACTGCATTTCAGTGAGACAGTTCTCAAGGTTTTTCACAAAGTTTGACACATGAATTCGGACATGGTttgaaataaaggaaatgaaatCAGGCAAAGGAGAGGATACTGTTACGGCACGTCATTACACTGTAACTCACTTCATCcaaataaattaaacttaccAAGTGATCATACAAAACAGGTGAACAAAGAAACTGCTGTATTCAGAGGTGCAAACATAGAAGCCCCATAAAATGCTGAGGATCTCAGTAATCGTCTTCGTTctcgtcctcatcctcctcaggCACAAATCTGAGCTCATTGTCATCATCTaattcatcttcctcatccccctcatcatcatcgtcgtcttcttcctcctcctcctccatgtcataATCTACAGCGGCGTTCAGTAGCAGTTTGGTTTGATTGATTTCGCTCTCATCATCAAGGTTAATTTGaacctgaaatataaaacaagtcATTAGAGACAATGTAACTCTACAACTGTTAGACAATAGATATAgacatgtttgaaataaagttCTATCATCataatgtattttactttatttgagGAAAAGCTCAATTATGGTATGTTAGTAGCAGAATTCAGAGACGTTTCTAATTCAGAGGGAAAAATGTCCGACACCCTTCAAAGTGATCACAAGATGTTTAGTTTAGAAAATGAATTCCATCATTTATGTAATTTGGTCTCTGCATTGCTAGAATGCACTGGAAGAATCTGATTATTCCcctgaattaaaaaataatctataGCTCAGCAACTCCAAATTGAGAATGATGTGGACAACATTTTACCATtggtgtatttatatatatattttaagcgTGAACTACTGGACACTGGAATTTCTCCAAGGGTACGAATCAAGTatcttcttatcttatcttagacAGTAATGATTACTAGGAAAAAGCTACTTGTAATCACTCTTTGGCACAACACTGATCATACTGTGCAGGTGCATGAAGTGGCGTTCACAGAGGGCGACGGCAAGGGCATTACAAAAGGTGTTTACAAATGATCAATAACAAATGGTAACTGCCACAACGGCCTTTATAAATGCTGCCTGGCAATATTAAAACATCAGAGAGCAgggaaaattaaatgaataatgaGTTCTGTGGCTCTGCGCACTacttatttaaagtttaaaaaaatctcaaaatatAGAAATTTTATACTGGCTCCAAATAGAAATACCTCAACACTCCTGATTTTATCAGggctgtttgtgtatttttattggtttgttgttttgcttaTTGTGTAGCACTTTGTGAGAGTGTTTctaaaagtgctacataaataaagctGACTTTTTATCAATAATTAACATGTTACCTGTTTCTGTATTCACCATttcaatttttgtttttgtttttgcatgaatgtaaatgtaatcaATGAGGTTAtccaaactgtaaaacatctcTAGCAAGAATGTACAAAAGCATAGTGTACTAATCATGCAAATATCAACCAATACCAAACTCAAATGATCAATACTCAACAAACATGAGAAAAGCTATTGGTGAGAATATACAGACTGATCTATGAGCATGTAGCAGGGTTGTTCCTGGTGTAGGCGTTTACCTCAGGCTCTGGGGACAGGCGTTGAGAGGCTCCATCCTCTTCTGATTGAGCGTTAATGATAGATTTCAAGGCCCCTtcttcaaactgaaacacataGTGAACACAGGATACATAAACACCGGGTATAACAAACATTGACCCACTCTATCCTGAACACCCACTCACCTTCAGTCTGTTCAGCTGGTCTTGTAGCATCACTTTGATTTTGAGGAgagtctcctcttccttcttcagctcctgcagACGGCTGTGCATCTTTGTTGGTGCTGCAGCAGTCAGACCATTCCCTCAGCACTGAAGAAGGACGACATCAGCGATCAACGACACAGTAACAtgccattttattatttaaactttgttttccaTATAAACTAATCTGTTCGCAAAGTGGATCGGGGTGGAAACCTGTCAAACCTACCTGTACTGCAGGTTGTGCAATACTGCCTTGTGCATATCTAGCATTATTTATACTtatttgtatataatatttttactcacatttttatttttactaaatgttatatttacatatcTTATCTTAAGCAAGTATCTTTACTAAACACATCACGTGTTTAGTATGCTAGTCCAAACTGTGTGGAATAAAATGAGATTTCCTTCACTACTTCACCTACTGGATTATATAATGCACATtactttactttgacttttatacTTTATAGATTTAGTGGAGTGAGTCCTTTAGGGAGTGATATGTGCCTGACagcttgctgctgtaacacaagaattcccatccatccatccattactGTTTACATCTCcagaattacatttttcaatttgATAAGGCGACATATCTGCTTATCAGCTACAAACAATGTTAAGTATTTAAAAGTGCTGTACAGCAGTGGAGTTAACAAAGTTAAGAACAGATCGGTGATAATCATCACAGTAGCACTGCGTCCATTAAATAAAGGTAAACACTATGTGTTGttgctagctgctagctgctagctttCTGCTATGGAAAAACTATTTGGCTGAGTAGCGGTCCCGAGAAATGAATCGTTTTCCACAGTTAAACATAAAGTGAGATTATTACCTGTAATTATAAATCCAGCGTAAACTCCATATCAATGTCGAGGGcggtaaaacataaaaaagaaggAGCTTCCGACTGCTTTTAATTAGCTGCTGTGCTACAAGCTAAAGTTTGGGTCCTGCGCTTATGATGTCATATCCGGGTcaatgtcttcttcttcttcttcttttacgGCAGCTGGCATCCAGAATGTTGCATGACTGCCACCTTTAGGTTTCATGCTCTCATTATGCCGTTATCTTATATCCGTTGTCCAGTGAAGTCataattaaaaacttaaaaataccTTTCCTCCCTTGTGCACAATCACAATTCTAAACTACTCCTTACACTGGCCCCAGCCCGTCCCATTCCCTGAAGATAATCCATCATTATTTGTCTTTCCTGTACGAATTTCCCACATGACATAAGtatgtgttttactgtttcctcctcctgataATATTCACACAATCCAATTGGGTGTCGTTCAAATTACTGTACCCTTTCCTTAGTCTGCTTATTGATACTTGCTCCTTCCTTTTGTTTCCCCTGCTTCTTTACTTCTTTACTCTGCTCTGTACTGAATGTAGATGCCTTCCTGTTTTTTGCTTCTCCTGTTTTGATACTTGTAAGGGCTGATGCAGAGTCACTGCACATTACTATATTATTGCAGCTACTATGCTCAACCCACTCTAATGCCATCACCATGGCAAACATCTCAACAGCATACACATTCATGATCTGGTGTTCGCCTACTGTGTCCAAACTGAACACTTGGTACTGCAATTGCAGCTCCTGTTGCATCTGTGTGTGGGTCATTTGATCCATCTGTAAATATCTGCATCCATTCCTTATATCTACCCTCCATATGGAAATATAATTCACTTATTAGATCTGCATTCTTATTACTGCGCTTATGCAATACCTCAAAATCTATGCCTCGCTTTTCACACAGCCAGACAGGTCTAACAGGCCACAGCACAGTCTGCCCAAGCTCTTTATCAGACACCCCATGCTTTTAGCTATTTCATTCAATGTTGCCTTACAGTGCTGTCGGACATTTCATATTGAGTTCTCCGGCATCAAACCATGTGGTTAAATAGGACGGTCAGAGGTTTTACTGGCCTCAGGGACTAACTTCAGTAAGAACCACAAATGACAACGTCTGACTGTAAAAGTCATTTGCTGTTACTTCGGCACTTCAACTTGAAATAACTTTATATGAAGAATGATAAACAGACCAAACTAACTAATGGCCACCAACTAAACTAAAATGTCTAAATTGGATGAAGAAATAAGAGCATTCAGTATAAAACACTTATTAGAGAGGGACCTTACATTGAGGAGGGCcctctttatacacagtctatgggaGGGCCAGTCGCACAGGTACACTCTGGCCAACAGAGGGGGATACGTGAACAGAGATTAGGTGATTGGACCTGCGAgctgtatttatgtatgttttttgtttggcctATTGTTAATAATAACAGCGATGTAATAATCACCCGGTGTATGGGAGTgggacaacattttaaaacccaAGGCGATTTGTGGCTGACTGGGAATATGGATGGGATTTGTGATGGTtgacaatacattttttggTCTTTCATTGTTCAAGACATAGAGGGGAAGGATGCTGAACACCGATTCAGGAATGCTGTGTTTGGGGAAGTAAGTGGGAGTGGTTAAATCCAGGACCACCTACATTGGAAGATTGGTACGGCATAATTTTGGAGATAATTAAATTGGAAAAACTAACCTACTCTTTGAGGgtccaaaaacacaaatcctaCCAAATTTGTTTGGTAGAATTTGTGATAAATGGATTGAATTTAAAACCCCAATGCGAGCAGACTTTGTGTAACTccagttttcattttccttttctcttcctgaaGCGAATAGGAGAAATGTAAGCTCCCTTGGTTCATTTGTTTATAAATTTTTTTAGGGCGTTGCATGCGTCAATACATGACTTGATAAAATGATTTGATCCAGCCAGGCAACTACAGAAGTACACTTTGTACAGGAGAGGAAACTTAAACCTTTAATTATCAAGTTCAGATATTAGAACTCATCTCAAAATGGAGGATCACATGACCAGaattaacatgttttcttcGGACATCTCCAATGACTGCAGAGATGTCACTCAGAACTCAGGTGAGCCACCAATCATTGAAATATGTTTATCATTGTACAGCAAATTGTTTTGTTCGAATGATGTTGTccataatgtttgtgttgtgacaaCAAACGATTCAGAGAGAGATCAGACTCCCTCTGACTTCCGTATGTCCCCGTACACTGCCAGCTGTTCAGAGGGTGTGTATGAGACCTCGGCACGACTCCTCTTCATGTCGGTCAAGTGGGCATTTCGGGACCAGGTGAGACTGACTGCCATATGTTTAGTGAAACAAATGACATAGGAATGAATGGGCAAGACTTACCAGGATCAGTCTCAGGTGTTGCTGGGTCAGCATATTCATTCAATCTACCCCGACCAGAGCTCCAGGTGAGCCTGCTGTATTTCTGTTCTCTGACAGCAGGCAAAGATTTTCAATCATAAGAACATCTGGAGTCTGTGAATTTTGTCACACAAATGGAAATATAGATACATTAAGTTCACGCTACTTTGCTCTTTGTCCATCAAGGTTTGGGGAAATGTTGCTTCTGCTGCCGTCGCTTCGCTTCGTGAGCTCAGAGAAAATAGAGCGGCTGTTTTATCACAAGACGATCGGCAGCCCatggagaagctgctgtgtgACATGTTCAAAAATTTTAATTAAAGCATGTCTgtcattttgtatatttatcctaaatacattttgtatttgctttatttgaaatatatgtAAAGGTTTCTGAAATTCCGATGTAAGAAACTTAATTTCctaatgttttttcatttttcattcacaGATTTAGCAAATAATTTTGTGTAggtaaatgttttactttaaattacAATATACAATGTATTTGTcctaaatacattttgtagtttttttggtattttccttcttttatcTATTAcgtcaacagaaacaaaacataataTACAACTGAAGACATATTACAAAAAGCTGCAACTGAgaatataaactatataaaatatAGTTCAGGGCATTTAACATATGACTAGTAAACTGGTATAGTTGATATTTTGGGCTAATTTATCCCCATTACAGAGTTATCAGTGTTGTTGTATTTCCAGTCTGTAAGTGTAGCGCTTCCTTGGCCTCAATCACCATGAGATCCTAAGCACTGggttcttttgtttctttactaATCCCTGTAATACAACTACTATGACTCGGCTATGATATGTACTAGGGCTGTGCCATATCATACCTTCCGCGATAATACCGGTATAAATTTTTACGTGATAAAAAAGTGTCATATCGCGATATTATTGACATAGTGACACAATGACGTGTGACACATTTACCTTCCCTATAGCGCGCACAACAACACAAGCCCACACATGTCTGAGAGCGGGAGCAGCATGTTAGTCTCTGATGGCGATTTAGTACCTAAAAAAGGTTCTTCAGTAGTGTGGAAATGGTTTGGATACAAGAGGTCAGACCTCCAACAAAGCACAATAATTTGTAAAGTATGCAAAAAAACGGTGACTTCTAAAGATGGAAACACAACCAGTTGTTTCACCACCTGAAGCAAAAACACACCGTGGAGCACAGCCAGGCTATGAAGGCACGCGAGGAGGAGATACGAGCATCTGGTGATGGGGGGGCGAAAAGTAAACAAATCACTCAACCGTGCTGGAGCACTCGCTAGTTGCGCTGGAGCAAGTGGTGGAACGAAATTATGGATGCGGTTACGTATTGTTTGGCCAAGGATATGATGCCAATCCAAACGGTGGAAAAGGAGGGCTTTAAACTGGTTAAAAAGCTCGACCCAAGATACAACATCCCAGGTAGAAAATACTTTTCAAAGACATCCTTGCCTGCAAGGACATGAAGCATGCCGGGGCCAATTAGCAGCTACACTGTCGTTTGTGGAGTTTTTTGCCTCAACCACGGACTTGTGGTCGAGCCGAAGCGCTAAACCATACATCAGCCTGACCGTGCACTACATCGACTGGAAGCTGCACAACTCCTGCCTCGAGACAAGTTCCTTTCCCGATGATCACACGGGTGAAAACATTGCGAGTGGTTTGAGGGTGTTTCTTAACTCATGGAATCTCgaagaggacagacaggtgtgtgtgacaACAGACAGAGGTGCCAATGTTGTCAAAGCCATGGCTGTCAATAACTGGACCAGACTGTCATGCTTTGGCCACCGTCTACACATTGCTATTGGTCAGTGCTATTTaccattaaaaaaatcaaaacttttaatttatgtttatgAGAAATGTCTTTTCCCCAAAAATCAAGTAAGAACAAATTCCAAAATCATAATCCTCTCTAATATAACCCCCACTCTCATGCCTCTTCATAATTGCAGGCAATCCAAAAACAATTATTGTCATCGGTCATATTGCTATAGTTAatcaaaatgtcatttcattttcatttgtctaTTGCACAGATTAGACTATTATAAATAATTGATTGTTGATTCAATCTGTTTTAAAGCTGATGATGGAAAGTGCAGCCACCACTGTGGGAGGAATCTGTGATacaaatatctttaaaatgtgtttgtaagcaCCTAGAGCTTTAAGACAATCTGATCTGCTAAAAAGACATTTGAACTGACTCTGACACACCTGTCATCTGTGGGGAACGGCTCATCCAGTGCTGCTCTCATTAGCTGCATGCTAACAAGTGGCTACACAGCCGGCTAAATGGCGGGAGTGagctcccacagtccaaacccTCTTCATGTGAACCTTCTAACAGACACTGTATATTCACACATTACACTTGACTTTGGTATTTGTAGCCAGGCGCACTATTAGGAAAAAACCCTAAAAGGCCGCACTGTCTCCTCCATCGCTCGGACCTCCGCACTTCTCTCTTGCTCGGACCTGCGCTCACCTCTAGTCCCGCCCTCTTGACCAATCAAAACCTTGGAAACGTGATGTCTCTCTATACTGACGAATCAGAAGCAGATAATACAGGTAGACACCTAAAGTGATGAAGTTAATGTGTCACCCCACATGTCAGGAGATGTACCTCCAAAACAAACTATAGAGAGGTGACACATCTTAAAGTGACATACCCTATATTGTGGCTACtgcattacattattattattattattattattattattattattattattattattattattattattattattattatcattattatgtacACTCATTGCTCTGGGGAGTGAACCCGTAGCTACATAagaattaaatgtaattaaagaaCTTGCAAAGATATGTTTGCAGTATTTCATCAAAGATGCATAGTTTGTCCAGCAATGAGATCACAGTTGTTCTGACTGTCTCACATATAATTATTTGATGcaatcaaatgttttctctACAAAAAAGGCTCCTGGATACTGTGCAGCAGCCCTGGATGATTTATCATCTCCTCAGATGGTAAAAAAACTACATTGGAAGTAAATACAGTGACATTTGACAGAAAAACGCCTGAAATGGGAAActttaaagggatggttcacagaaaaatgaaaattcaatcattatctactcact comes from the Hippoglossus hippoglossus isolate fHipHip1 chromosome 6, fHipHip1.pri, whole genome shotgun sequence genome and includes:
- the snapc5 gene encoding snRNA-activating protein complex subunit 5 codes for the protein MHSRLQELKKEEETLLKIKVMLQDQLNRLKFEEGALKSIINAQSEEDGASQRLSPEPEVQINLDDESEINQTKLLLNAAVDYDMEEEEEEDDDDDEGDEEDELDDDNELRFVPEEDEDENEDDY